The genome window AATAAATTGTCCTTCAGGCTCTACTTGCCAAATATTCGGATGATTTCCCGAATCGACTCGTCTGCAATTTCGACATGTTTCACATGGAACATTTTCTGACAAATTTCCGCAAAGAAGAAGTTTCATAAAAAAAGAGACGACATCTCGTTTACCCGTACCTTTTTCACCTTCAAATATATAGGCATGTGCTAAACGATTTTTATCTACAATTGTTTGTAGTTGCTTCATCACTACAGGTTGCAGCTTCGTAAGCTCTTCAATAGTTCGTGTCAATTCCCTCACCTTTTTCATTTCCTGCTTCTATTTATTTGAATGCCCCTATGTACAATTCAAACAATATATATTCTGCTTGGAAAAATGCCCGTGTCTAGTGCACAACAAAGACACGGGCATTTTTTACATATACAGATTTATTAAAAGTCCCTTAATCTCGCCAATTTTCGCCAATAAATCAATAGACTCTTTTTCTTCATTTAAAATATCTTCTGCCAATTCGACAAGACGCTCATCAATTGTTTCAACAATTTTTAAGCGGCGTCCTTCTCCAAAACGGTTCCATGTATGTGATTGCTTTGTCTCAAGCCCATAATCTACTGCTTCCTGTAAAAAACGTTTCACAAGCATTTTAAAGCGTGCTAATTCACGTAGATTCCGTGATCTTGCTACTCGGTCACCCGCTGTAGAAATATCACCCATTAATCTTGTGAGCTGCTCTGACTGCATTTTGGACTCTTGCTTTACAATCATGTCACCAAAGCGATTGCCGTTTTGATTTGCCGGACGCAAATCATTGCGATTCGCATTTAAATTTGTTCGGAGATCTTGATTAATCTTCATTACCATTCGCCTCCAAGAAATAACGCCCCACTATACTTACTACCGAACTCGGCTTTATAAACGCAATAATGATGGCTGCGCAAATTTACCAATACCGACAGGGGCTTCAATTTCTTTCAGTCTGTTGAAAGAAATTAAAAATGATGGAATTGTTCGATTGGTAATACAAATACAATCGCTCCTCCAACTTCAACTTCAACAGGGTACGGGATGTAAGAATCTGCGTTACCCCCCATTGGCGATACAGGAGCAACCATTTGCTCACGTGATCGACAGTTCTCACGAATAATATCTAATAACTTTGGAATTAAAGAATCATCCGTACCTATTAAAAATGTCGTATTCCCCGATCGTAAAAACCCACCTGTACTCGCTAACTTTGTCGCACGATAGTTGTTTTTTGTTAATGCATTCGATAAGCGGTTGCTATCTTGATCTTGCACTACTGCTACTACTAACTTCATCCGTACTCACCCCTTCATTGAATTGGTTCCTCTATTATATCATAAATAAAAGGTACACTTCATTTACTTTTACCCTAATAACGGATTTAAAATCCCCCATACCTCTTCTATCACCATTTCGATAGGCTGGTCGGCATTCACCATTTTAAAGCGCTCAGGGTATCGTCTCATTGCTTCCTCGTACCCTTCATATACTTTTTTATGAAATGCCAATCCTTCAGAATCTAATCGGTTAATTTCACCACTGCGCGTCGCATGAATGCGGGCTAATCCTTTTTCAGGTGCAATATTAAAGAAAACCGTTACATCCGGAAGTCGCTTTCCTATCGCAAATTCATTGATAGCAAGTACATCATTGACTCCGATTTCTCGTGCATAGCCCTGATATGCCAATGACGAGTCAATAAACCGATCGCATAATACATGCTTTCCTTCTTCCAATGCTGGTGTAATCTTTTCATAGAAATGCTGTGCCCGTGCTGCTGCATATAATAATGCCTCTGTCCGCTCATGCATTTCTGTATGGGCCGGGTCTAAAATAACCGCACGAATTTTCTCGGCGATTTCAATCCCGCCCGGCTCACGTGTAAGTAATGCCTCAATCTGTTTTTCTTTTAAACGCTCACCAATTGCTTTTAATACACTCGTTTTTCCGGCACCTTCCCCGCCTTCAAACGTAATAAATAAATTCCTTTGCATTTTTATATTCTCCCTGCATCTATATTATGACTTGTATTAATTTCTCCTGTAATCGGTGATCTCCTTGGAACAGTGCCCCGATAGCGAGTAGCCCCTCCAACTGACTAATTTGCGCTCCCGTAATTTTTTCACCTTGTACAA of Solibacillus isronensis contains these proteins:
- a CDS encoding YaaR family protein: MKINQDLRTNLNANRNDLRPANQNGNRFGDMIVKQESKMQSEQLTRLMGDISTAGDRVARSRNLRELARFKMLVKRFLQEAVDYGLETKQSHTWNRFGEGRRLKIVETIDERLVELAEDILNEEKESIDLLAKIGEIKGLLINLYM
- a CDS encoding cyclic-di-AMP receptor — translated: MKLVVAVVQDQDSNRLSNALTKNNYRATKLASTGGFLRSGNTTFLIGTDDSLIPKLLDIIRENCRSREQMVAPVSPMGGNADSYIPYPVEVEVGGAIVFVLPIEQFHHF
- the tmk gene encoding dTMP kinase, producing the protein MQRNLFITFEGGEGAGKTSVLKAIGERLKEKQIEALLTREPGGIEIAEKIRAVILDPAHTEMHERTEALLYAAARAQHFYEKITPALEEGKHVLCDRFIDSSLAYQGYAREIGVNDVLAINEFAIGKRLPDVTVFFNIAPEKGLARIHATRSGEINRLDSEGLAFHKKVYEGYEEAMRRYPERFKMVNADQPIEMVIEEVWGILNPLLG